One stretch of Roseimicrobium sp. ORNL1 DNA includes these proteins:
- the murF gene encoding UDP-N-acetylmuramoyl-tripeptide--D-alanyl-D-alanine ligase, giving the protein MIPLTVQMVTEFCEGRLIKGDAQRICRSVSTDSRKLVAGQLFIALVGEKFDGHDFVNQASQAAATAVLVSKLPADTGSLSCAVIEVPDTLVALQKLAARHRQLLKPLVVGITGSNGKTSTKDLTLAVLRKKYEAMATAGNLNNHIGVPLTLLSMEEQHNCGVVEMGMNHPGEIAPLAEIARPDAAIITNIGIAHIEYMGSREAIALEKGTLAEAVHPGGVVVLNANDDFTPAIAARCKARVITAGVNAGEVRATIHESGAQGTRFTLDFGGTAQVQIQLAVPGEHMVGNAALAAACAWHHGVSPDEIAAALGAASLTKGRLQVKSWRGVVFLDDSYNANPDSMKAGLKTLQTMQVKGRRVAVLGRMGELGPHAEQGHREVGEFAARCGMGAVYTVGPEAALISNAFTASGGTGESRNFTSHGECAEHLRAWLQEGDAVLLKGSRSTAMEQVLNHLETSP; this is encoded by the coding sequence ATGATCCCGCTCACCGTCCAGATGGTGACGGAGTTCTGCGAGGGCAGGCTCATCAAAGGTGACGCACAGCGCATCTGCCGCAGTGTCAGCACGGACTCACGCAAGCTCGTGGCGGGCCAGCTTTTCATCGCACTGGTCGGTGAGAAGTTCGACGGGCATGACTTCGTGAACCAGGCTTCGCAAGCCGCCGCGACCGCTGTGCTGGTGAGCAAGCTTCCTGCGGATACGGGATCGCTGAGCTGCGCAGTCATCGAAGTGCCGGACACACTTGTGGCTCTGCAGAAGCTGGCCGCACGTCATCGCCAGCTTCTCAAGCCACTCGTCGTCGGCATCACCGGCAGCAATGGGAAGACCTCCACCAAGGATCTCACGCTAGCCGTGCTGCGGAAAAAGTATGAGGCCATGGCCACGGCGGGGAACCTGAACAACCACATTGGTGTGCCCCTCACGCTGCTGAGCATGGAGGAGCAGCACAACTGCGGCGTGGTGGAAATGGGCATGAACCATCCCGGGGAGATCGCGCCGCTTGCGGAGATCGCCCGGCCGGATGCGGCCATCATCACGAACATCGGCATCGCCCACATTGAGTACATGGGTTCGCGTGAGGCCATCGCCCTGGAGAAGGGCACGCTCGCGGAAGCCGTGCACCCCGGTGGTGTCGTGGTGTTGAATGCCAATGACGACTTCACGCCAGCCATCGCCGCCCGTTGCAAGGCGCGCGTCATCACCGCCGGTGTGAATGCCGGTGAGGTGCGCGCCACCATTCATGAAAGCGGCGCCCAGGGCACACGCTTCACGCTCGATTTTGGCGGGACAGCGCAGGTCCAGATTCAGCTCGCTGTACCAGGCGAGCACATGGTGGGAAATGCAGCCCTGGCAGCCGCATGCGCCTGGCATCATGGTGTATCACCAGATGAGATTGCTGCCGCGCTCGGAGCTGCCTCACTGACCAAAGGCCGCCTGCAGGTGAAGTCCTGGCGCGGCGTGGTGTTCCTGGATGATTCCTACAATGCCAACCCGGACTCGATGAAGGCCGGGCTGAAGACCCTGCAGACCATGCAGGTGAAGGGGCGCCGCGTGGCTGTGCTGGGCCGGATGGGCGAACTCGGTCCGCATGCCGAGCAGGGCCACCGGGAGGTGGGCGAGTTCGCCGCGCGCTGCGGCATGGGCGCGGTCTACACCGTGGGTCCGGAGGCCGCTTTAATCTCCAATGCCTTCACCGCCAGCGGCGGCACGGGCGAAAGCAGGAACTTCACCTCGCATGGCGAGTGTGCCGAGCATCTCCGGGCCTGGCTTCAGGAAGGTGATGCTGTCTTGTTGAAAGGGAGCCGCTCCACGGCGATGGAACAGGTTCTCAATCACCTGGAAACCTCCCCATGA
- the purQ gene encoding phosphoribosylformylglycinamidine synthase I has protein sequence MAATPKALLLKFPGTNCDAETARALQSVGFETQVMPSALLEPHALDDVQMVVFSGGFSYGDYVMSGRFAKLTTLSKLGDGLRKFVDKGGYAMGICNGFQILTQLHLLPEGSLIHNTSGRFICRWAGLKKNSASPYLSEVPDEFELPVAHAEGRFVGIDDAAGDYVKNGRAALLYTSDVNGSTHQIAGLQDETGRVFGLMPHPERFTSKQHHYDADWSGAEHGWGYYMFRSVFAAMK, from the coding sequence ATGGCTGCTACTCCGAAAGCACTCCTCCTCAAGTTCCCCGGCACCAACTGCGATGCCGAGACGGCCCGCGCACTTCAGTCCGTGGGTTTCGAGACGCAGGTGATGCCCAGCGCGCTGCTGGAGCCTCATGCGCTCGATGACGTGCAGATGGTCGTCTTCTCCGGCGGCTTCAGCTACGGCGACTACGTGATGTCCGGCCGCTTCGCGAAGCTCACCACACTCTCGAAGTTGGGTGATGGCCTGCGCAAGTTCGTGGACAAGGGCGGCTATGCCATGGGCATCTGCAACGGCTTCCAGATCCTCACGCAGCTTCATCTGCTTCCCGAGGGCAGCCTCATTCACAACACCAGCGGTCGTTTCATCTGCCGCTGGGCAGGCTTGAAGAAGAACAGCGCGAGCCCCTATCTCAGCGAAGTGCCGGATGAGTTCGAGCTTCCCGTCGCGCATGCGGAAGGTCGCTTCGTGGGCATCGATGATGCCGCCGGTGACTATGTGAAGAATGGCCGAGCTGCGCTGCTCTATACGAGTGATGTGAATGGCAGCACGCATCAAATCGCCGGCCTGCAGGACGAGACCGGTCGCGTGTTTGGTCTCATGCCGCACCCCGAGCGCTTCACCTCGAAGCAGCATCACTATGATGCAGACTGGAGCGGCGCCGAGCACGGCTGGGGCTACTACATGTTCCGAAGCGTGTTCGCGGCGATGAAGTAA
- a CDS encoding LysM domain-containing protein, producing the protein MKPKTTPKKPEDFNSDKFWRHYVATDAADADMLEDENKTGNASRIFIFLLLLHAFFIGAVVLYNLVADRPKPAFVDATAPTPKSGDSGKFTPPQVIPGKTKEYIVASGDSIKTIADKTGTPADEIVRLNGLDRGNSITAGKKLVVLDNSPPKAAAVALPPQVPQPGPTPQETVVAVQHTTKPGVMETFRAVEPVKAIAQPTKMVVLDMPPEKVEAVAQTRPMKVEDKLPEEPKPAKKHVEDSLPVAKPVETKPAPAKPAEPKPVAKVAEPKKTPAAEPAVAAAKPAEAKPAAAKPATAKPAAAKPGNGASHTVKAGETPYAIARKYGVTPDQLMRFNGIKDASKLKIGAVLKVPPKQ; encoded by the coding sequence ATGAAACCCAAGACGACTCCCAAGAAGCCAGAGGACTTCAATTCGGACAAGTTCTGGCGACACTACGTGGCCACGGATGCGGCCGATGCCGACATGCTCGAAGACGAAAACAAAACCGGGAACGCCAGTCGCATCTTCATTTTCCTGTTGCTGCTCCATGCCTTCTTCATTGGAGCCGTGGTGCTCTACAATCTTGTCGCTGATCGTCCGAAGCCTGCGTTCGTGGATGCTACAGCGCCGACGCCGAAATCCGGAGATTCCGGCAAGTTCACGCCGCCTCAAGTGATTCCGGGGAAGACCAAGGAGTACATCGTCGCCTCGGGTGACTCCATCAAGACGATCGCGGACAAGACCGGCACTCCTGCAGATGAGATTGTCAGGCTCAACGGCCTCGATCGTGGCAACTCGATCACTGCTGGCAAGAAGCTTGTGGTGCTCGACAATTCGCCGCCGAAGGCTGCCGCCGTAGCTCTTCCTCCGCAGGTGCCGCAGCCCGGCCCCACGCCGCAGGAGACGGTGGTGGCCGTACAGCATACCACCAAGCCGGGGGTCATGGAGACCTTCCGCGCCGTGGAGCCGGTCAAGGCGATAGCGCAGCCCACGAAGATGGTCGTCCTCGACATGCCGCCGGAGAAAGTGGAGGCCGTGGCACAGACCCGCCCCATGAAGGTGGAGGATAAGCTTCCTGAGGAGCCCAAGCCTGCGAAGAAGCACGTGGAAGACTCCCTGCCAGTGGCCAAACCCGTGGAAACGAAGCCCGCTCCTGCGAAGCCTGCTGAGCCCAAGCCCGTCGCCAAAGTGGCCGAGCCCAAGAAGACGCCGGCGGCTGAGCCTGCTGTCGCTGCGGCCAAGCCCGCGGAAGCAAAGCCTGCAGCTGCGAAACCCGCCACCGCCAAGCCTGCCGCGGCCAAGCCCGGGAATGGCGCCTCTCACACGGTGAAAGCGGGCGAGACGCCCTATGCCATCGCACGGAAGTACGGCGTGACGCCGGATCAACTCATGCGCTTCAACGGCATCAAGGACGCAAGCAAGCTGAAGATTGGCGCCGTACTTAAAGTACCGCCGAAGCAGTAG
- the mraY gene encoding phospho-N-acetylmuramoyl-pentapeptide-transferase, producing MIHWLTELREHLAADSFLAKLLNVFHYHTFRAGGAFLTAFLLSLMFGERVIRKLISLKVGQPIRSKEEVQKLFDLHGKKAGTPTMGGVLMLGTFVASVLLWTDWHNRLVWICLITTLLLGLLGFWDDYEKVAKKNSKGVSARFKLVWQFSVAIVAAWVLAYAMPDGTVTTSRTTFTPVTDAITSTTPAGATVLNEVKLPVSYRSLVLPGFKEPLIEDMGIFAVVLFAFIIVGFSNAVNLTDGLDGLATGCSISTGLAYAAFCYLTSNVTFSNFLFIPYFRLADEMTIVAMAMVGACFGFLWYNCQPARMFMGDTGSLALGGAIATLAIACKQEILLLIVGGVFVMEAGSVMIQVASFKTRGVRVFRMSPIHHHFELGGWKESQVVVRFWMLSIIFALIALSTLKLR from the coding sequence ATGATCCACTGGCTCACTGAACTCCGAGAGCACCTCGCTGCGGACAGCTTCCTTGCGAAGCTGTTGAATGTTTTTCACTACCACACATTCCGCGCGGGCGGGGCCTTCCTCACGGCCTTCCTGCTGTCGCTGATGTTTGGGGAGCGGGTGATCCGCAAGCTGATCTCGCTCAAGGTGGGCCAGCCCATCCGGAGCAAGGAGGAGGTGCAGAAGCTTTTCGACCTCCATGGCAAGAAGGCTGGCACCCCCACCATGGGTGGCGTGTTGATGCTGGGTACCTTTGTCGCTTCCGTCCTGCTCTGGACAGACTGGCACAACCGGCTCGTGTGGATCTGCCTCATCACCACGCTGCTTCTAGGTTTGCTCGGGTTCTGGGATGACTACGAGAAGGTGGCGAAGAAGAACTCCAAGGGTGTGAGTGCCCGCTTCAAGCTCGTCTGGCAGTTCAGCGTCGCCATCGTGGCTGCGTGGGTTCTCGCGTACGCCATGCCAGACGGCACGGTCACCACCAGCCGCACCACCTTCACCCCCGTCACGGATGCCATCACTTCCACAACCCCGGCCGGCGCGACTGTGCTCAATGAGGTGAAGCTGCCGGTGAGCTACCGCAGCCTGGTGCTGCCCGGCTTCAAGGAGCCTCTCATCGAGGATATGGGTATCTTTGCCGTGGTGCTGTTTGCATTCATCATCGTCGGCTTCTCCAATGCGGTGAACCTGACCGACGGTCTTGATGGCCTGGCCACGGGGTGTTCCATCAGCACTGGGTTGGCATATGCCGCGTTTTGTTATCTTACGAGCAACGTCACCTTCTCGAACTTCCTGTTCATCCCTTATTTCCGCCTTGCGGATGAGATGACCATCGTGGCCATGGCCATGGTGGGAGCGTGTTTCGGGTTCCTCTGGTACAATTGCCAGCCCGCCCGCATGTTCATGGGTGACACCGGCTCCCTGGCCCTCGGCGGTGCCATTGCGACTCTGGCCATTGCCTGCAAGCAGGAGATCCTGCTGCTCATCGTGGGTGGCGTGTTCGTCATGGAAGCCGGCTCGGTGATGATCCAGGTGGCCAGCTTCAAGACGCGTGGGGTGCGTGTGTTCCGCATGTCCCCCATCCACCATCACTTTGAGCTGGGCGGGTGGAAGGAGAGCCAGGTGGTCGTGCGCTTCTGGATGCTTTCCATCATCTTCGCCCTCATCGCTCTTTCGACGCTCAAGCTCCGCTAG
- a CDS encoding penicillin-binding protein 2, which yields MKNSQKAPPDINRWLPARMVLVTVLLLACFGVVGWRLYQVQVKEHKMWLARTEAMLRTKRTLPAMRGPIRDRNGELLAHDKMLHQLWVHTHRMRDINDVTARLAILEKRTPKAIAREMEPEQIFTLYRQHVARLLACTAENTTKPSAGALAEMERVLCSEKPSEFAWLAPMSEDQAATWRTMLEQNRIVAVTMRPFVRRFYPSEDRLTHVLGYVNDRFADPETGELISQGELASHRQARRLQVGLEGIEAVFNKELTGSDGYQWIERDRKGRELTAFRGETVQPSHGHDVMLTIDLHLQDALEEVLEEANEFYRPKRIIAVLVEPKSGEVLAMASRPHIRRDAQNGVTPNLAVSTPYEPGSVFKVVTYAAAFDAKVASPNEMLNIDSSLRVFAKLNISDHCQSDVSVMQAFAQSSNRAAYLLAARLGEKRFLKSVRDFGFGAPTGIELTNESGGVVHKPGTPTWDGLTFSRMAYGHAMTVTPLQMCMAVAAIANGGNLMKPQIVKEIRDQKGDLLRQFEPQVVRRVCSDKTAKLMTQAMVGVVQSPKGTGARAAVDEIIVAGKTGTSQLYKTVGRGGVAEGHYCVSFAGFAPADNPSLCAIIVVDDPSESEETVSGGKLAAPIFAQLMDRCLRTMAIAYNGKTVTASDRKGEGQ from the coding sequence ATGAAGAACTCGCAGAAAGCACCCCCAGATATCAACCGCTGGTTGCCCGCACGCATGGTGCTGGTGACGGTGTTGTTGCTGGCATGCTTCGGCGTGGTGGGGTGGAGGCTGTACCAGGTCCAGGTGAAGGAGCACAAGATGTGGCTCGCCCGCACGGAGGCCATGCTGCGCACGAAGCGCACCTTGCCCGCGATGCGTGGACCCATCCGCGACCGCAATGGCGAACTCCTCGCGCATGACAAGATGCTGCACCAGCTCTGGGTGCACACCCACCGCATGCGGGATATCAACGACGTGACCGCGCGCCTCGCCATCCTGGAAAAGCGCACGCCCAAGGCCATCGCGCGCGAGATGGAGCCGGAGCAAATCTTCACGCTCTATCGCCAGCATGTTGCCCGGCTGCTGGCCTGCACTGCGGAGAATACGACGAAGCCCTCGGCAGGCGCGCTCGCCGAGATGGAGCGCGTGCTTTGCAGCGAGAAGCCTTCGGAATTTGCCTGGCTCGCGCCCATGTCAGAGGATCAAGCGGCGACGTGGCGGACCATGCTGGAGCAGAATCGCATCGTGGCGGTGACCATGCGTCCGTTCGTGCGTCGCTTCTATCCCTCCGAAGATCGGCTCACGCATGTGCTGGGTTATGTGAATGATCGCTTTGCGGATCCGGAGACCGGTGAGCTCATCAGCCAGGGAGAACTTGCCTCACATCGCCAGGCGCGCCGCCTGCAGGTCGGGCTGGAAGGCATCGAGGCAGTGTTTAACAAGGAACTCACCGGCAGCGATGGCTACCAGTGGATCGAGCGCGATCGCAAGGGCCGCGAACTCACGGCGTTCCGCGGAGAGACCGTGCAGCCATCGCACGGGCATGATGTCATGCTGACCATCGACCTGCATTTGCAGGACGCGCTGGAGGAAGTGCTGGAGGAAGCGAATGAATTCTACCGTCCGAAGCGGATCATCGCCGTGCTCGTGGAGCCGAAGAGCGGTGAAGTCCTCGCGATGGCCAGCCGCCCACACATCCGCCGCGATGCGCAAAATGGCGTGACGCCGAATCTCGCCGTGAGTACGCCGTATGAGCCGGGTTCTGTGTTCAAGGTGGTGACCTACGCTGCCGCATTCGATGCGAAGGTGGCGTCGCCCAACGAGATGCTGAACATTGATTCTTCGCTCCGTGTCTTCGCGAAGCTGAACATTAGCGACCATTGCCAGAGCGATGTCAGCGTGATGCAGGCCTTTGCCCAGTCCAGTAATCGTGCGGCCTATCTGCTCGCCGCGAGGTTGGGGGAGAAGCGATTCCTGAAGAGCGTGCGTGACTTCGGTTTTGGCGCGCCCACCGGCATTGAGCTCACGAATGAATCAGGCGGTGTGGTGCACAAGCCCGGTACGCCCACGTGGGATGGACTTACCTTCTCCCGCATGGCGTATGGACACGCCATGACGGTCACTCCTTTGCAGATGTGCATGGCAGTGGCGGCGATCGCGAATGGTGGCAATCTGATGAAGCCGCAAATCGTGAAGGAGATTCGCGATCAGAAGGGCGATCTGCTGCGCCAGTTCGAGCCGCAGGTGGTGCGTCGTGTGTGCAGTGACAAGACTGCGAAACTCATGACGCAGGCCATGGTGGGTGTGGTGCAAAGCCCCAAGGGTACTGGCGCCCGTGCTGCGGTGGATGAAATCATCGTCGCCGGGAAGACCGGAACGTCGCAGCTCTACAAGACCGTTGGTCGCGGAGGTGTGGCAGAGGGCCACTACTGCGTTTCTTTCGCTGGTTTTGCCCCTGCGGACAATCCCAGCTTGTGCGCTATCATCGTGGTGGATGATCCCTCCGAGTCGGAGGAAACGGTGAGCGGTGGCAAGCTCGCCGCACCCATCTTTGCCCAGCTTATGGATCGCTGCTTGCGAACCATGGCCATCGCTTACAACGGCAAGACCGTAACCGCATCTGATCGTAAAGGAGAAGGCCAGTGA
- the murD gene encoding UDP-N-acetylmuramoyl-L-alanine--D-glutamate ligase, whose product MASTPQQHIAILGAGRSGLGSARLARKQGAVPVVFDEGDPVKLRKAVEDLEREGFRVVLGLEGAREACAAQKFDLVVTSPGLDAGWPLPKVFTDAGVPLIGEMEYAWRALSHIPVVGITGTNGKTTTTEIVERMFNVCGRRTIACGNYGHAISEVAVAEAEYDVLTVEVSSFQVETITSFRPTVALWLNFAPDHLDRYPDNEAYFAAKKHIFDYMTEEDFAVIRAGEPLGELKPKVITFTTEAGVEADFQLLNDSVLFRGQRIAHVSDLPLKERHNIENQMAALGAGWAMGLKFEELVPALAGYEPARHRCEFVAEVDGRRYINDSKATNLHALETCLKSQDNPVVLIVGGKEKGLDYTPFRPLLREKVTALVTLGEIGEKLAAQFSDLVPCERVATVQDAVVSATEMARPGQSIVFSPGTSSFDMFSGYAERGNVFRDAVLNLSSAKQPTQTKETLS is encoded by the coding sequence ATGGCCTCCACTCCACAACAGCACATAGCCATTCTCGGAGCCGGTCGCAGTGGTCTCGGGTCGGCGCGTCTTGCCCGCAAGCAGGGTGCGGTGCCGGTGGTTTTTGATGAAGGTGATCCGGTGAAGCTGCGGAAGGCTGTCGAGGACCTGGAGCGTGAGGGATTCCGTGTGGTGCTCGGCCTGGAGGGAGCCAGGGAAGCCTGCGCTGCGCAGAAGTTTGATCTGGTGGTGACCAGTCCGGGGCTCGATGCCGGATGGCCGCTGCCGAAGGTGTTCACCGACGCGGGCGTCCCTCTGATTGGCGAAATGGAGTATGCCTGGCGTGCGCTCAGCCACATTCCCGTGGTGGGCATCACCGGCACAAATGGCAAGACCACCACCACGGAAATCGTGGAGCGCATGTTCAACGTGTGCGGTCGCCGGACCATCGCCTGTGGGAACTACGGCCACGCCATCAGCGAGGTCGCGGTGGCCGAGGCTGAATATGATGTGCTCACGGTGGAGGTGAGTTCTTTCCAGGTGGAGACCATCACCAGCTTCCGTCCCACAGTGGCACTGTGGCTGAACTTTGCGCCGGATCACCTCGACCGTTATCCGGACAATGAAGCCTACTTCGCGGCGAAGAAGCACATCTTCGACTACATGACGGAGGAGGACTTCGCCGTAATCCGTGCAGGCGAGCCACTGGGGGAATTGAAGCCGAAGGTAATCACCTTCACCACAGAGGCTGGCGTGGAAGCGGACTTCCAGCTTCTGAATGACAGCGTGCTCTTCCGTGGCCAGCGCATCGCTCATGTGTCCGATCTGCCTCTGAAGGAGCGGCACAACATCGAAAACCAGATGGCCGCCCTCGGCGCCGGCTGGGCGATGGGGCTGAAGTTCGAGGAGCTCGTGCCGGCCCTGGCGGGTTATGAACCCGCGAGACATCGCTGCGAATTCGTCGCGGAGGTCGATGGCCGTCGTTACATCAACGACTCGAAGGCCACGAACCTCCACGCTTTAGAAACTTGTTTAAAATCGCAAGATAATCCGGTAGTGTTAATTGTTGGTGGCAAAGAAAAGGGTCTCGATTATACTCCTTTTCGTCCGCTCCTTCGGGAGAAAGTCACCGCCTTGGTGACCTTGGGCGAGATCGGAGAGAAGCTTGCGGCCCAATTCTCCGATCTGGTGCCGTGTGAACGGGTTGCAACAGTCCAGGATGCCGTCGTTTCCGCCACGGAAATGGCCCGTCCAGGGCAGAGCATCGTGTTCAGTCCGGGGACTTCATCATTCGACATGTTCAGCGGCTACGCGGAGCGGGGCAATGTGTTCCGCGATGCCGTGCTCAACCTTTCCAGCGCCAAGCAACCAACCCAAACGAAGGAGACGCTGTCATGA
- a CDS encoding UDP-N-acetylmuramoyl-L-alanyl-D-glutamate--2,6-diaminopimelate ligase, which translates to MKIRDLIKNLEKPVVSGSLDTEVESLTYDSRKANAGVVFFALRGSKTDGHDFIGNALEQGVSAVVAETAPPDDCKVVWLHVKNTRIALAEMAAALYGQPAKKLKPIGVTGTNGKTTTGFLLHHLLNHAQIRCGLLGTVVFDTGGNLKTATHTTPESLELQGLLAEMVNNGCRAVAMEVSSHALHQHRVHGVPYEVAIFSNLTQDHLDYHGTMEDYFIAKMKLFEITAAHPKGKLLINTDDKWGRQLADKYQSHPGLITYGFGPLATFRVGDPRYDLTGTTFELHHKGRQFLVRTPLIGQFNVYNTVAAVAGAYAAGCNLREAVRAMAQAPQIPGRMERVSPDNNRFHVFVDYAHTPDGLVNALSTARALRPSRIITVFGCGGDRDRLKRPLMAKAVEDSSDVCILTSDNPRMEDPQRIMEDARKGFTRESHMLVVDRKKAIDTALQGARDGDIIVIAGKGHEPYQDIQGVKHDFDDRKIARQLLDRNTRIKGEIRLKKQQEGGRP; encoded by the coding sequence GTGAAAATTCGTGATTTAATCAAAAACTTGGAAAAACCCGTCGTGAGCGGAAGCCTCGATACCGAGGTGGAGTCGCTTACTTATGATTCACGCAAGGCCAATGCCGGCGTGGTCTTTTTTGCACTTCGTGGCAGCAAGACGGATGGCCATGACTTCATCGGGAATGCACTCGAGCAGGGTGTCTCCGCCGTGGTGGCGGAAACCGCGCCACCGGACGATTGCAAGGTGGTGTGGCTGCACGTGAAGAACACCCGCATCGCTCTCGCAGAGATGGCGGCGGCGCTGTACGGCCAACCGGCGAAGAAGCTCAAGCCCATCGGTGTCACTGGTACCAATGGCAAGACGACCACGGGCTTCCTGCTGCATCATCTGCTGAATCATGCCCAGATCCGCTGCGGACTCCTTGGGACGGTGGTGTTTGACACGGGAGGAAATCTCAAGACCGCCACGCATACCACGCCCGAGTCGCTGGAACTGCAGGGCCTGCTGGCCGAGATGGTGAACAACGGATGCCGCGCGGTCGCCATGGAAGTGTCCTCGCATGCGCTGCATCAGCATCGCGTGCACGGCGTGCCCTATGAGGTGGCCATCTTCTCCAACCTCACGCAGGACCATCTCGATTATCATGGGACGATGGAGGATTACTTCATCGCGAAAATGAAGCTCTTCGAGATCACCGCGGCACATCCGAAGGGAAAGTTGCTCATCAACACGGATGACAAGTGGGGTCGCCAGCTTGCGGACAAATACCAGTCCCATCCCGGATTGATCACCTACGGCTTCGGCCCGCTCGCGACCTTCCGCGTGGGCGACCCACGTTATGACCTCACCGGCACTACGTTTGAGTTGCATCACAAGGGGCGTCAGTTCCTGGTGCGCACACCGTTGATTGGTCAGTTTAATGTTTACAACACGGTGGCCGCGGTGGCTGGCGCGTATGCTGCGGGCTGTAATCTTCGCGAAGCTGTTCGCGCCATGGCGCAGGCTCCGCAGATCCCGGGACGCATGGAGCGCGTGTCGCCAGACAACAACCGCTTCCACGTCTTTGTGGATTACGCGCACACGCCGGACGGCCTCGTCAATGCCCTCTCCACGGCGCGCGCGCTTCGTCCTTCGCGCATCATCACCGTGTTTGGTTGCGGTGGCGATCGTGATCGCCTCAAGCGTCCGCTCATGGCGAAGGCGGTGGAGGACAGCAGCGACGTCTGCATCCTCACCAGCGACAATCCCCGCATGGAAGATCCCCAGCGCATCATGGAAGACGCTCGCAAGGGCTTCACCCGTGAGAGCCACATGCTGGTCGTGGATCGCAAGAAGGCCATCGATACCGCGTTGCAGGGCGCGCGCGATGGCGACATTATCGTCATTGCCGGCAAGGGCCACGAACCCTATCAGGATATCCAGGGCGTGAAGCATGACTTCGACGATCGCAAGATCGCTCGCCAGCTTCTCGACCGCAATACGCGTATCAAAGGCGAGATTCGCCTGAAGAAGCAGCAGGAGGGAGGCCGGCCATGA
- the rsmH gene encoding 16S rRNA (cytosine(1402)-N(4))-methyltransferase RsmH yields MPVPLWRMIPRVRASLAAWGKGVVQEFTKGPEPWSWEMAALGACAMASMPSRHGYGQDSGGAAGLTENSSSFKASFDPLAYHAPVLPEEVIHYLQPAPGKIFLDCTLGGGGHSELLLAAGAEVIALDQDAEALAHARQRLQQYGPRFRAFQSNFRHFPTVLEEAGITAVDGILADLGVSSHQLDDAPRGFSFIREGPLDMRMNRDAGQTAADLVNHAEPGELVRILREYGEEHNAKRIVRAIVDRREQRPFETTLDLAQVIELVIPRRGKKTHPATLTFQALRLAVNEEMTVLDEFLAQAPQWVKPGGRIALISFHSGEDRPVKQAFARYSTEWLDRPEWPEPRRNPDFCMRLLSRKPIEATEAELKRNPRSRSAKLRVAERLPTSA; encoded by the coding sequence ATGCCCGTGCCACTCTGGAGGATGATTCCGCGAGTGCGGGCATCCCTCGCGGCATGGGGGAAAGGGGTCGTGCAGGAGTTCACGAAAGGCCCTGAACCGTGGTCTTGGGAGATGGCTGCACTCGGTGCCTGTGCCATGGCCTCGATGCCTTCGCGGCACGGTTACGGCCAAGATTCCGGTGGTGCCGCTGGCTTGACTGAGAACTCTTCCTCCTTCAAGGCATCATTCGACCCTCTGGCCTATCACGCTCCCGTTCTGCCGGAGGAAGTGATTCACTATCTCCAACCAGCACCGGGGAAGATCTTTCTGGACTGCACGCTTGGCGGTGGAGGTCACAGTGAGTTGCTGCTCGCAGCGGGCGCTGAAGTCATCGCCCTTGATCAGGATGCAGAAGCCCTGGCCCACGCACGGCAGCGCCTGCAGCAGTATGGGCCGCGCTTCCGCGCGTTTCAGTCGAACTTCCGCCACTTCCCCACAGTGCTGGAGGAGGCCGGTATCACCGCTGTAGATGGCATCCTGGCTGACCTCGGTGTTTCCTCACATCAGCTCGATGACGCGCCACGTGGCTTCTCGTTCATCCGCGAGGGACCGCTTGATATGCGCATGAATCGTGATGCCGGCCAGACGGCGGCGGATCTGGTGAATCATGCCGAGCCCGGTGAGCTCGTTCGCATCCTGCGTGAGTACGGCGAGGAGCATAATGCGAAGCGCATCGTGCGCGCCATCGTGGATCGTCGTGAGCAGCGTCCCTTTGAGACCACGCTGGATCTGGCGCAGGTGATCGAGTTGGTGATCCCGCGTCGTGGCAAGAAGACACATCCTGCCACGCTGACGTTTCAAGCCCTGCGACTGGCCGTGAACGAAGAAATGACGGTGTTGGACGAATTTCTCGCTCAGGCGCCGCAGTGGGTGAAGCCCGGTGGCCGCATCGCCTTGATTTCCTTCCACTCCGGAGAGGACCGTCCGGTGAAGCAGGCCTTTGCCCGCTACTCCACGGAGTGGCTTGACCGCCCCGAGTGGCCCGAGCCCAGGCGCAATCCAGATTTTTGCATGCGCTTGCTTTCTCGTAAGCCCATCGAAGCCACGGAAGCCGAATTGAAACGCAACCCACGCTCACGTAGTGCCAAGCTGCGTGTCGCGGAACGCCTGCCCACTTCTGCATGA